In Candidatus Paceibacterota bacterium, the DNA window GCGTATGCCAGTTCCGCCACCCAGGCATTGCTTTAAAATAATAGCAAAATTGACTAAAATTTCAACTTGAAAAAGTGGCTTTTATTTTCTATACTTAAAATATAAAATTATGCCAAGGATTATTTCTATTGTTAACGAAAAAGGAGGAACTGGTAAAACAACAACAGCTGTCTCATTGGGTTCTTATTTGGCAAAATTTGGGAAAAAAGTTCTTCTTTTGGACCTTGACCCTCAATGCAACGCAACCATTTCCTTGGGTTTTGCACCAAAAACACTTCCCCTTTCTTTATATAATTCACTTTCAGAAGAAATTCCTTTAAGTGGAACCGTTAAAAAAACCTCACTTTTTAATTTTGATCTAATTCCCGCAACGCAAGATCTTGCGGGAAGTTCTGTTGAACTCTTGGAAAGAAAAAACAGAGAAAGAGTCCTGGAAAATTTAATTTCTCCAATAGCTGGGGGCTATGATTTCATTTTATTAGACCCCCCTCCATCTCTTGGAATTTTAACAATAAATGCTCTTTTTGCATCAAATGAACTTATTATTCCAGTCCAGTCAGAGTTTTTTGCCTTAAAAAGCCTTGAACAACTTTTTGAAATATTTAATCTCCTTGAAAAAAATGTAGGAAAAAATTTTGAAGAAATCTGGGGACTTTTGACAATGTATGATAAAAGAAATGTCCTCTCAAGAGATATTGCAAAAAAAACAAAAGAAATTTTTCCTGGCAGAGTCTTTGAAACAATAATACCACGAAGCATAAAATTGGCAGAAGCTCCAAAATTTGGTAAAACTATATTTCAATATGCTCCAGATTCAAAAGCCGCAAGATCATATGAAATGTTAGCTGAAGAATTATTGAATAAAAAAAATAAATAACATAATAACTATGCCCAAAGGACTTGAAGTTTTAATTCCAAAAAGACCGAAAAAAAACGAGCCAACAAGAAAGGAAATCGTTTTTTGGATTGAATTGAAAAAAGTAAAACCAAACCCTCTTCAACCAAGAAAAGAGTTTGATAAAAAAGAACTGAAAGAACTGGCAGATTCTATTGAAAAATATGGCATCCTGCAACCTTTAATTGTAAAGAAAATTGAAAAAAGCGTGCCTAGCGGCGAGAAAGTTGAATATCAGCTAATTGCCGG includes these proteins:
- a CDS encoding ParA family protein; amino-acid sequence: MPRIISIVNEKGGTGKTTTAVSLGSYLAKFGKKVLLLDLDPQCNATISLGFAPKTLPLSLYNSLSEEIPLSGTVKKTSLFNFDLIPATQDLAGSSVELLERKNRERVLENLISPIAGGYDFILLDPPPSLGILTINALFASNELIIPVQSEFFALKSLEQLFEIFNLLEKNVGKNFEEIWGLLTMYDKRNVLSRDIAKKTKEIFPGRVFETIIPRSIKLAEAPKFGKTIFQYAPDSKAARSYEMLAEELLNKKNK